In Oryza brachyantha chromosome 1, ObraRS2, whole genome shotgun sequence, the following are encoded in one genomic region:
- the LOC102701211 gene encoding protein NDL1-like — protein MGDSSGSVSVDVERISFGGKEHRVRTRYGSVSVSVFGDEDKPALITYPDVALNYMSCFQGLFFCPEAASLLLHNFCIYHITPQGHELGAAPISSDVPVPSVDELVDQVADVLDFFGLGSVMCLGVTAGAYILTLFATKYRERVIGLMLVSPVCKAPSWSEWLYNKVLLNLLYYYGSRGLVKECLLQRYFSTEVRGNGQDPESEIVQACRSLLHERQGANVWRFLQVINERHDLTDALKKLQCRTLIFVGENSQFHDDAVHMTTKLDRRYCALVEVQACGSLVTEEQPHAMLIPMEYFLMGYGLYRPSQLDSSPRSTLNPFCISPELLSPESMGVKLKPIKTRISLKV, from the exons ATGGGGGACTCGAGCGGGTCGGTGTCGGTCGATGTGGAGCGGATCTCCTTCGGCGGCAAG gAGCACCGAGTCAGAACCAGATATGGGTCTGTATCTGTTTCTGTATTCGGAGACGAAGACAAGCCGGCGCTCATAACATACCCAGACGTAGCTCTAAATT ATATGTCTTGCTTTCAAGGATTGTTCTTCTGCCCAGAGGCCGCGTCGCTGTTGCTTcacaatttttgtatttaCCACATCACTCCTCAAGGTCATGAG TTGGGAGCGGCTCCAATTTCATCCGATGTGCCTGTGCCATCTGTTGATGAGCTTGTGGATCAGGTTGCGGATGTTCTTGATTTCTTCGG ATTAGGGTCTGTGATGTGTTTGGGTGTCACGGCTGGTGCCTATATTCTCACCCTCTTTGCG ACGAAGTACCGGGAGAGGGTTATTGGCCTTATGCTAGTATCACCTGTATGCAAAGCGCCATCTTGGAGCGAATGGTTGTACAATAAG GTTTTGTTAAATTTGCTTTACTATTATGGGAGTCGTGGGCTAGTCAAGGAATGCTTGCTTCAGCGGTATTTTAGCACG GAAGTTCGTGGGAATGGACAAGATCCTGAATCGGAGATCGTGCAAGCCTGTAGAAGT TTACTTCATGAGAGGCAGGGAGCTAATGTATGGCGATTCCTTCAAGTGATAAATGA GAGACATGACCTGACAGACGCGCTGAAGAAGCTTCAGTGCCGGACATTGATTTTTGTGGGAGAGAACTCACAATTCCATGACGACGCTGTCCACATGACCACAAAATTAGACCGGAGATATTGCGCTCTAGTTGAG GTTCAGGCATGCGGTTCGCTTGTCACCGAGGAGCAACCTCACGCAATGCTGATCCCCATGGAGTACTTCCTCATGGGGTATGGGCTCTACAGACCTTCCCAGCTCGATAGCAGCCCCCGGAGTACACTGAACCCTTTCTGCATATCGCCTGAACTTCTGTCACCTGAGAGCATGGGAGTGAAGCTGAAGCCCATCAAGACTCGGATCTCGCTTAAAGTTTAG